Within the Clostridium scatologenes genome, the region ATAAAAAATGCATATTGATTATCATTTCGAGAAAGAATTTACTTAAAACTTATTATAAGGACTTTAAATAACTAGTGAGAAGGGGGAACTATAATATGAAGATGAAAATGGCTATAACAGGAAAAGGTGGCGTAGGTAAAAGTACTTTTTCTGCCATAATAAGTAGAATATATGCAGAGGAAGGATATAAGGTATTGGCTGTAGATGCAGATCCAGATCCTAATTTAGCATTGGCATTAGGGTTCCCACAAGAAATGATTAATGAAATAATACCAATATCAGAAATGAAAAAATTAGTGGCAGAGAGAACCAATTCCACACCGGGTGCCTTTGGAAAAATGTTTAAAATAAATCCAAAGGTTGATGATATACCTGAAAGATATTGTAAAGAATATAATGGTGTCAGAGTGTTAACAATGGGAACAGTTGATACTGGTGGAACTGGTTGTATTTGTCCAGAAAATGTGCTTCTAAAGAAGCTTACTTCTCATTTGATACTTCAAAATAAAGATATAGTAATTATGGATATGGAAGCGGGTATTGAACATTTAGGAAGAGGAACAGCTCAAGGTGTAGATGTGTTTGTTGTAGTAGTAGAACCAGGAATTAGAAGTATTCAAACATACCATCATGTAAAAAAATTAGCAAAGGATATAGGAATAGATAAGGTTTTTGTAGTTGCAAATAAAATTAAAAATGTAGAAGATGAAAAATATGTACTTGAAAATGTAGGTGAAGATGCCTGTCTTGGATTTATGTACTATCGTGAAATTGTAGGAACTTCTGATAGAGTCAACCAATCTCCATATGATTGCAGTAAGGA harbors:
- a CDS encoding AAA family ATPase; translated protein: MKMAITGKGGVGKSTFSAIISRIYAEEGYKVLAVDADPDPNLALALGFPQEMINEIIPISEMKKLVAERTNSTPGAFGKMFKINPKVDDIPERYCKEYNGVRVLTMGTVDTGGTGCICPENVLLKKLTSHLILQNKDIVIMDMEAGIEHLGRGTAQGVDVFVVVVEPGIRSIQTYHHVKKLAKDIGIDKVFVVANKIKNVEDEKYVLENVGEDACLGFMYYREIVGTSDRVNQSPYDCSKETVEEVKKIKEKLEKHVIENI